A window of Candidatus Dojkabacteria bacterium contains these coding sequences:
- a CDS encoding DNA-3-methyladenine glycosylase → MKTLSRTFFRRPPEQVAPDLLGKLLVRELGGQLLIGRIVETEAYLAEDDDAAHASRGKTAANSSLFLDGGHAYVHRIHTYYCLDAVCQTQNAGGSVLIRALEPIQGIEAMKKLRNKQGLMDLTTGPGKLCMAFGIDKSLDGIDLTRNDSPLRICDANSSGKFAVEISRRIGISKSTEFELRYALSESKFVSR, encoded by the coding sequence ATGAAAACCCTTAGCCGCACATTCTTCAGACGACCGCCAGAGCAGGTAGCACCCGATCTACTAGGCAAGCTACTAGTGAGAGAACTAGGCGGCCAACTACTAATAGGCAGAATCGTCGAGACAGAGGCATACCTAGCAGAAGATGATGACGCAGCTCACGCATCAAGAGGCAAAACAGCTGCCAATTCATCGCTTTTTCTGGACGGAGGACACGCCTATGTCCATCGAATCCACACATATTACTGCCTTGACGCTGTATGCCAGACACAAAATGCTGGGGGAAGTGTGCTTATCAGGGCGCTAGAGCCAATCCAAGGGATTGAGGCTATGAAGAAGCTGAGAAATAAGCAAGGGCTCATGGATCTGACTACAGGGCCAGGTAAGCTATGCATGGCATTCGGCATTGATAAGAGCCTGGATGGCATTGATCTTACAAGAAATGATTCACCATTAAGGATATGTGACGCAAATAGTAGTGGTAAATTTGCTGTAGAGATCTCTCGAAGGATAGGTATTAGTAAATCAACTGAGTTTGAGCTAAGGTATGCACTCTCAGAAAGCAAGTTTGTATCTAGGTAG
- a CDS encoding GIY-YIG nuclease family protein, with protein sequence MYYLYILRCANNSLYTGITNNLKARMEAHRAGTGSKYVRAHLPFQVVYTEEFANRSDAQKREAFVKKMSKADKELLCKTS encoded by the coding sequence GTGTATTACCTATATATCCTCCGATGCGCCAACAACTCCCTCTACACAGGGATCACCAATAATCTCAAGGCCCGTATGGAGGCGCACAGAGCGGGAACAGGCTCAAAATATGTGAGGGCTCACCTACCCTTTCAGGTCGTTTATACCGAGGAGTTTGCAAATAGATCTGACGCGCAGAAACGAGAAGCATTTGTTAAAAAGATGTCAAAAGCTGATAAAGAGCTGCTATGCAAAACATCGTAG
- a CDS encoding DUF4260 domain-containing protein: protein MRILTIQNALRLEEIAMFALSVIGFFYYGGSAILFFLLILLPDIGMLGYLINPKVGAMTYNTLHHKGLAILLFLAGVVGQFEPLLLIGIIIFAHSSIDRALGYGLKYRSDFKMTHLGEIGRKE from the coding sequence ATGAGAATTTTGACTATCCAAAATGCATTGAGACTCGAAGAGATAGCGATGTTTGCGCTGAGTGTTATAGGATTTTTCTATTATGGTGGCTCGGCTATCCTGTTTTTCCTACTTATACTGCTGCCAGATATAGGTATGCTTGGATATCTGATAAATCCGAAGGTTGGGGCAATGACCTATAATACCTTGCATCATAAGGGTTTAGCGATCTTGCTTTTCTTAGCTGGTGTAGTAGGGCAATTCGAGCCGCTTTTACTTATAGGAATTATCATCTTTGCTCACTCAAGCATTGATAGAGCTCTCGGATATGGACTCAAATATAGGAGTGACTTCAAGATGACTCACTTAGGCGAAATTGGCCGCAAAGAGTAG
- a CDS encoding NUDIX hydrolase, with protein MYESIIAKALQQRAEYQLRHQAFPWGNMPSEGFEACLTDPYGEPFEICTITSAGVLVVTHNLSGGLSVLFVNEEGNRWDIPSEHVELTDRSPADTARREFLEETRLQLTTELYPLTYSIRHNSSRRIGLQFVTAASHFPELNADTLIREDDLGRFYYQIPTETGLYSMAEEPIEVFFSPRDTLLSLYSRNQWAYTKTLAALEEKVALLHESGLLP; from the coding sequence ATGTATGAATCTATTATCGCTAAAGCACTTCAACAAAGAGCAGAATACCAACTCCGCCACCAAGCCTTTCCGTGGGGAAATATGCCGAGCGAGGGTTTTGAAGCATGCTTGACCGACCCGTATGGTGAACCGTTCGAGATCTGTACTATAACTTCTGCTGGAGTACTTGTTGTTACACACAATCTTTCAGGTGGGCTTTCTGTCTTGTTTGTCAACGAAGAGGGAAATAGATGGGATATACCTTCAGAACACGTAGAATTAACAGATAGATCGCCAGCGGATACAGCAAGGCGCGAATTTCTAGAGGAAACAAGGCTCCAACTCACAACAGAACTGTATCCATTAACCTATTCAATTAGACACAACAGTAGTAGAAGAATTGGACTGCAGTTTGTTACAGCTGCCAGCCACTTCCCAGAGCTGAATGCCGATACTTTGATTAGAGAGGACGACTTGGGCAGATTTTACTACCAGATACCTACTGAAACTGGCTTATATAGCATGGCAGAAGAGCCAATAGAGGTTTTCTTCTCGCCTAGAGACACATTGCTAAGCCTCTACAGCCGTAACCAGTGGGCATACACAAAAACCTTGGCTGCATTGGAAGAAAAAGTCGCACTTCTGCATGAGTCAGGGCTGTTACCGTAA
- a CDS encoding M23 family metallopeptidase: protein MAIRRCFRRVKSGVLTIAIALLILAVPSSAWAMVPFALNSSGTSHIIWAQRGASWDNRLGNYGGVTGNWQVVTGSPYHYGGDYYADDWNWRSYNEDCYKHVVVPISGTIIFKGVANPDPGYGYQVVIQSNQNSNFAWRGAHLVSGSVSPPVGTTVQAGQFLGLVGNTGTQYCHLHSVLYKNIYSYLNGQQGRVLLGQGKALFNTGGPNIFAAPFEHDGSHCNTFSASQLNLFENANCNGPRQQYVNPGLYNLTTFNDLTRSMYVPPFKSARIYQHANGGGSTRCITGSMWDLGIDTYSNGVPIVQNGLSTISSVRYYHNSTNCTL, encoded by the coding sequence ATGGCAATTCGCCGTTGTTTCAGGAGGGTAAAGAGTGGTGTGTTGACGATCGCAATAGCGCTCTTAATCTTGGCGGTCCCAAGTAGCGCTTGGGCGATGGTTCCATTTGCGCTCAATTCTTCAGGGACTTCACATATTATCTGGGCGCAGAGAGGTGCTAGCTGGGATAATCGATTGGGCAATTATGGTGGTGTTACGGGTAACTGGCAGGTAGTGACAGGCAGTCCTTACCATTATGGTGGTGACTACTATGCAGATGATTGGAACTGGAGATCCTATAATGAGGATTGCTATAAGCATGTAGTGGTTCCTATCTCAGGTACAATTATCTTTAAAGGCGTTGCGAACCCTGATCCAGGTTATGGATATCAGGTAGTTATTCAGTCCAATCAAAACAGCAACTTCGCATGGAGGGGCGCTCATCTGGTTTCTGGCTCGGTCTCTCCTCCAGTGGGTACAACAGTGCAAGCGGGACAATTTCTAGGTCTTGTTGGTAATACAGGAACGCAGTACTGTCACTTGCATTCAGTGCTGTATAAGAATATCTATTCATACTTAAATGGACAGCAAGGTAGAGTTCTATTGGGCCAAGGTAAGGCTCTTTTCAATACAGGTGGTCCAAACATCTTCGCCGCACCTTTTGAGCACGATGGCTCACACTGCAATACCTTTAGCGCATCTCAACTAAATCTCTTTGAGAACGCAAACTGCAATGGACCAAGGCAGCAGTATGTCAATCCAGGGCTATACAACCTAACAACATTTAATGACCTTACACGTTCTATGTATGTGCCCCCTTTCAAATCAGCGCGAATATATCAGCATGCTAACGGTGGAGGCTCGACACGGTGTATTACCGGCTCTATGTGGGATCTCGGTATCGATACCTATTCTAATGGTGTGCCGATAGTTCAGAATGGTCTTTCAACCATCTCGTCTGTTCGATACTACCATAACAGTACAAACTGCACGTTGTAG